A single region of the Nocardioides sp. W7 genome encodes:
- a CDS encoding NAD-dependent epimerase/dehydratase family protein, which yields MRIVITGATGNVGTALVRRLTADGHDLVGLARRVPAENDGPQLSWRSVDLTADDAPARLGEAFAGADAVVHLAWGFQPSHDERHLERLGVEGTGRVLRAAVAAGVPHLVHQSSLGVYSPRADDTPVDESWPTHGVRTSPYSRHKVAAERLLDAAEGGTTTITRMRPGIIGQRSAGSALLRYGVPAAVPSRVLGMLPVLPLDRRLRIPVVHADDVADAFARVLDRRPGGAFNLAAPDPLTAAAIAAAFGARLVHVPSSVLRPAMAAAWHLRLQQVDAGWLDLAFALPLLDSGRARTELGWTPTRTAVETFAEVVDGMRTGASAPTPVLRPRTVPGALRDALRSGPVGRRRES from the coding sequence ATGCGCATCGTGATCACCGGGGCCACCGGCAACGTCGGTACGGCGCTCGTGCGGCGTCTCACCGCCGACGGGCACGACCTCGTCGGGCTGGCCCGTCGAGTACCGGCCGAGAACGACGGCCCGCAGCTGTCGTGGCGGTCCGTCGACCTCACCGCCGACGACGCCCCCGCTCGACTCGGCGAGGCGTTCGCCGGCGCCGACGCGGTCGTCCACCTGGCCTGGGGGTTCCAGCCGTCCCACGACGAGCGCCATCTCGAGCGGCTCGGGGTCGAGGGCACCGGCCGGGTGCTGCGGGCGGCCGTGGCCGCCGGCGTCCCGCACCTGGTGCACCAGTCCTCGCTCGGCGTGTACTCACCGCGCGCGGACGACACCCCGGTCGACGAGTCGTGGCCGACCCACGGCGTGCGGACCTCGCCGTACAGCCGGCACAAGGTGGCGGCCGAGCGGCTGCTCGACGCGGCCGAGGGCGGCACCACCACCATCACCCGGATGCGTCCGGGGATCATCGGCCAGCGCTCCGCCGGGAGCGCCCTGCTCCGGTACGGCGTGCCCGCGGCGGTCCCGTCCCGGGTGCTGGGCATGCTCCCGGTGCTGCCGCTGGACCGTCGGCTGCGGATCCCCGTCGTACACGCCGACGACGTCGCCGACGCGTTCGCGCGGGTGCTGGACCGGCGCCCGGGCGGCGCCTTCAACCTGGCCGCACCGGACCCGCTGACCGCCGCCGCCATCGCGGCGGCCTTCGGCGCCCGGCTCGTGCACGTGCCCTCGTCGGTGCTGCGCCCGGCGATGGCGGCCGCGTGGCACCTGCGGCTGCAGCAGGTCGACGCCGGCTGGCTGGACCTGGCCTTCGCGCTGCCCCTGCTCGACAGCGGTCGGGCCCGGACCGAGCTGGGCTGGACGCCGACCCGGACCGCGGTGGAGACGTTCGCCGAGGTCGTCGACGGCATGCGCACCGGCGCGTCCGCCCCCACGCCGGTGCTGCGGCCGCGCACCGTCCCGGGTGCGCTGCGCGACGCGCTGCGCAGCGGGCCGGTCGGTCGGCGCCGAGAGTCGTAG
- a CDS encoding MarR family winged helix-turn-helix transcriptional regulator, which yields MTRPPSTPRWLSDDERAAWLATAAIMISLPAALDSRLQRQAGLSFFEYMVLAALSERADRTMQMSEIAAGVSSSLSRLSHVVTRFEKQGLACRARVPGTGRRTNVTLTDAGYAKVVEAAPDHLAAVRDYYIDVLEPADLVALGRIGAAVARRINPDQPFVHGATN from the coding sequence ATGACCCGGCCCCCATCGACCCCGCGCTGGCTCAGCGACGACGAGCGGGCGGCCTGGCTGGCCACGGCCGCCATCATGATTTCGCTGCCCGCGGCCCTGGACTCGCGACTGCAGCGGCAGGCCGGCCTGTCGTTCTTCGAGTACATGGTCCTGGCCGCGCTGTCGGAGCGGGCCGACCGCACGATGCAGATGAGCGAGATCGCCGCCGGCGTGTCCTCGTCCCTCTCGCGCCTGTCACACGTGGTGACGCGGTTCGAGAAGCAGGGCCTGGCGTGCCGCGCGCGCGTTCCGGGCACCGGCCGGCGCACAAACGTCACGCTGACCGACGCCGGCTACGCCAAGGTGGTCGAGGCCGCCCCCGATCACCTGGCCGCCGTACGCGACTACTACATCGACGTCCTGGAACCGGCAGACCTGGTTGCCCTCGGCAGGATCGGGGCCGCCGTCGCTCGCCGCATCAACCCTGACCAGCCGTTCGTCCACGGGGCAACGAACTGA
- a CDS encoding VanZ family protein: MFAEVPVLPVVVPLAVAVMAFFVWHMQRRGLLSFPRVAVALALCVYVAGILANTLFPIYLDKPSRSAPWHAYIDVTPLVGYEVADAVMNICVFVPLGVLLALALPRWTWWRVLAAAAMFSLGIELSQYVTAHLLGGGHIADINDFVFNVVGAALGCGLLSALTPVPHAARLIDRFRWA; encoded by the coding sequence TTGTTTGCCGAAGTCCCGGTGCTTCCGGTGGTGGTCCCGCTCGCTGTGGCGGTGATGGCGTTCTTCGTGTGGCACATGCAACGGCGCGGCCTGCTCTCGTTCCCACGCGTCGCAGTGGCCCTCGCACTGTGCGTGTACGTGGCCGGGATCCTCGCCAACACGCTGTTCCCGATCTACCTGGACAAGCCCTCCAGGAGCGCGCCGTGGCACGCGTACATCGACGTCACGCCGCTCGTGGGCTACGAGGTCGCGGACGCAGTGATGAACATCTGCGTCTTCGTCCCGCTCGGGGTGCTCCTGGCCTTGGCTCTGCCCAGGTGGACGTGGTGGCGCGTGCTAGCAGCCGCTGCGATGTTCAGCTTGGGCATCGAACTGAGCCAGTACGTCACAGCGCACCTTCTGGGCGGCGGCCACATCGCAGACATCAACGATTTCGTGTTCAACGTCGTCGGCGCTGCGCTCGGCTGCGGTCTGCTTTCCGCGCTGACTCCGGTGCCGCATGCTGCGCGCCTCATCGACCGGTTCCGGTGGGCGTGA
- a CDS encoding alpha/beta fold hydrolase codes for MTDPYAQLPPERLTLDLPSVRLEALAWGPADGRLVVALHGFPDTAHSWRHLGSYLAARGCRVVAPFTRGYAPSGLPTDGCFHVAALMADAAGVHEVLGGGDDAVLVGHDWGAITAHALGAHERSPYSLIVALAVPPLRTMDKRSPGLLGRQARHSWYVGFNQLPLLPERNLPRLVRKLWRDWSPGYDATEDLPHVLAALESPEHRSAALGYYRAIRAPGRVPASYADWKRTWDGTPTVPTLYLHGADDGCLEPGFADGLAARLPAGSRCAVVEDAGHFLQVEQPAVVNRLVAEFITGAGMIEP; via the coding sequence ATGACCGATCCGTACGCGCAGCTTCCGCCCGAGCGGCTGACCCTCGACCTGCCCTCGGTCCGCCTGGAGGCGCTCGCCTGGGGCCCGGCGGACGGCCGGCTCGTGGTGGCGCTGCACGGCTTCCCCGACACCGCGCACAGCTGGCGCCATCTCGGTTCGTACCTGGCCGCCCGCGGCTGCCGGGTGGTCGCCCCGTTCACGCGCGGCTACGCGCCGAGCGGGCTGCCGACGGACGGCTGCTTCCACGTCGCGGCGCTGATGGCCGACGCGGCCGGGGTGCACGAGGTGCTCGGCGGCGGGGACGACGCCGTGCTGGTCGGACACGACTGGGGCGCCATCACGGCGCACGCGCTCGGCGCGCACGAGCGGTCGCCGTACTCCCTGATCGTCGCGCTCGCGGTCCCGCCGCTGCGGACGATGGACAAGCGCAGCCCGGGGCTGCTCGGGCGGCAGGCGCGCCACAGCTGGTACGTCGGCTTCAACCAGCTGCCGCTGCTGCCCGAGCGCAACCTGCCGCGCCTGGTCCGCAAGCTGTGGCGGGACTGGTCGCCCGGGTACGACGCGACGGAGGATCTGCCGCACGTGCTGGCGGCGCTGGAGAGTCCGGAGCACCGCTCCGCGGCGCTGGGCTACTACCGGGCGATCCGCGCGCCCGGGCGGGTGCCGGCGTCGTACGCCGACTGGAAGCGCACCTGGGACGGCACGCCCACGGTGCCCACCCTCTACCTGCACGGCGCCGACGACGGCTGCCTCGAGCCGGGCTTCGCGGACGGGCTGGCCGCCAGGCTGCCCGCCGGCAGCCGGTGCGCGGTCGTCGAGGACGCCGGGCACTTCCTGCAGGTCGAGCAGCCCGCGGTGGTCAACCG
- a CDS encoding VOC family protein, protein MPVARIASINLECSDPAVLAAFWASVLGGEVMVETPDFCAVQVDSLYLGAVRVEDYRPPTWPSAERSQQLHLDLSVADLDAAEDEALRLGATKEIEQPSPDRSRVLRDPAGHPFCLRA, encoded by the coding sequence ATGCCCGTCGCCCGTATCGCCTCGATCAACCTCGAGTGCTCCGACCCCGCTGTCCTGGCCGCCTTCTGGGCCTCGGTCCTGGGTGGCGAAGTCATGGTCGAGACACCCGACTTCTGCGCTGTCCAGGTCGACTCCCTCTACCTGGGCGCCGTCCGCGTCGAGGACTACCGGCCGCCCACCTGGCCGTCCGCCGAACGGTCGCAGCAGCTCCACCTCGACCTATCGGTCGCGGACCTCGACGCTGCCGAGGACGAGGCGCTGCGGCTCGGCGCGACCAAGGAGATCGAGCAGCCGAGCCCGGACCGGTCCCGGGTTCTCCGCGATCCAGCGGGCCACCCGTTCTGCCTGCGGGCATAG
- a CDS encoding NADP-dependent oxidoreductase, producing the protein MRAVHITGPGEQLQLADLPIPTPSADEVLLRVHAASLNPLDNHIAAGWLEGMFEHRYPLVLGRDASGVVEAVGERVTGVQVGDEVIAHILFEPPFQAGTLAEYALVPGRTVTPKPADLDHVTAAALPLAGGAARMLVDAVNPVAGQVVLINGASGGVGRYAVQLLSQQGVTVLATGTSADAERLREIGADLVIDFTLGAVAKRVLEVYPQGVDALINLTGYTLEEVPVGAVRSGGVVRTTTQMPTDENIVELGLTGGGIIASPTRDVIEPLALGAASGELMVDVHRVLTLDEAIEGLAEIADGRARGKLVVDLSR; encoded by the coding sequence ATGCGCGCAGTGCACATCACCGGCCCGGGCGAACAGCTCCAGCTCGCGGACCTGCCCATCCCGACACCGTCCGCGGACGAGGTGCTGCTGCGTGTCCACGCCGCCTCGCTGAACCCCTTGGACAACCACATCGCCGCGGGCTGGCTGGAGGGGATGTTCGAGCACCGCTACCCCCTGGTGCTCGGGCGGGACGCCTCGGGCGTCGTGGAGGCGGTCGGCGAGCGGGTCACGGGCGTGCAGGTCGGCGACGAGGTCATCGCCCACATCCTGTTCGAGCCGCCGTTCCAGGCCGGGACCCTCGCCGAGTACGCCCTGGTGCCGGGCCGGACGGTCACGCCGAAGCCCGCCGACCTGGACCACGTCACGGCTGCCGCACTGCCCCTGGCGGGCGGAGCGGCCCGGATGCTCGTCGACGCCGTCAACCCCGTGGCCGGCCAGGTCGTGCTGATCAACGGAGCCTCCGGCGGCGTCGGCCGGTACGCGGTCCAGCTCCTCAGCCAGCAGGGCGTCACGGTGCTGGCCACCGGCACCAGCGCCGACGCAGAGCGCCTCCGCGAGATCGGGGCCGACCTGGTCATCGACTTCACCCTCGGGGCGGTGGCCAAGCGGGTCCTGGAGGTCTACCCGCAGGGTGTCGACGCGCTCATCAACCTCACCGGCTACACGCTGGAGGAGGTGCCGGTCGGAGCCGTGCGCAGCGGCGGCGTCGTGCGCACGACCACGCAGATGCCGACCGACGAGAACATCGTCGAGCTGGGCCTCACCGGCGGCGGGATCATCGCCTCCCCGACCCGCGACGTCATCGAGCCGCTCGCCCTGGGCGCAGCCAGCGGCGAGCTGATGGTCGACGTGCACAGGGTCCTGACCCTGGACGAGGCGATCGAGGGCCTCGCCGAGATCGCCGACGGCCGGGCCCGGGGCAAGCTCGTCGTGGACCTCTCCCGCTGA